The stretch of DNA AGGTTCCGGCCGAGGATTTCGGGGTCCGGCGTGACTAAGTATTTGGCGGGAATGATGGCGTCGGTGTCGATGTGGTCCCCGACGGCGTGGACCGTTCCGGTGTATTTCATGGCACTCTCCTTACAGGCGAACGGGGTCGGTGATGGTCCCGGTGACGGCACTGGCCGCAGCCACGGCCGGTCCGGCAAGATAGACCTCGGAATCCAGGCTGCCCATGCGGCCGCGAAAATTGCGGTTGGTGGTGGCCAGACAGCGCTCTCCTCCGGCCAGGATGCCCATGTGGCCTCCCAGACAGGGCCCACAGGTGGGCGGACCAACAATGGCCTCGGCCTCCATGAAAATTTCAATGAGCCCTTCGGCCAGGGCCTGGCGGTAGATCCTCGGAGTGGCCGGAAGGACGATGCAGCGCAGTCCTTTGGTGACCCTGCGGCCTTTCAGGATGGCTGCGGCCTCACGCAGGTCGCTGATCCGTCCATTGGTGCAGGAACCGATGACCACCTGATCGAGGGTCACGTCGGAAACCTCGGAGACCGCCCGAACATTATCCGGCAGATGCGGGCAGGCGATCTGGGGTTCCAGGGTCGATGCGTCTATGACCACGGTCTGGACGTATTCGGCATCGGGGTCCGGATGAATCTCCTGATCTCCGGTCCGGCCGGCGGCCCGGCAGTAGTCCAGGGTCTTGGCATCGGCCGGAAAGAGCCCAGCCTTGCCCCCGGCCTCGATGGCCATGTTGGCCATGGTCATGCGGCCTTCGACGTCCAGTGCGGCGACGGTTTCGCCGGTGAATTCCAAAGCCTTGTACAGGGCCCCGGCCACGCCGACGCGGCCGATGAGGTTCAGGATCAGGTCCTTGGCCCCGACGAATTGGCGAAGGTTCCCATCGATTCTGACCAAAATGGTCTCCGGTATCTTGAACCAGGTCTCGCCAAGAACCATGGCCGCGGCCACGTCGGTGCTGCCGAGACCCGTGGCAAAGGCCCCCAGGCCCCCATAGGTGCAGGTGTGACTGTCGGCCCCGACGACCACGTCACCCGGGCCGACCATGCCCAGTTCCGGGAGCAGGGCGTGCTCGACTCCGCAGGTGCCGCCCTCGAAGTAGTTTTCGATGCCGAATTTCCGGGCGAACTCGCGGACGGTCTTGACCTGTTCGGCGGACTTGACATCCTTGTTGGGAGTGAAGTGGTCGCAGACCAGAACCACCTTGTCCGCATCGAACATCTTGGTGGCCCCCATCTTTTCGATGGAGGCGATGGACAGTGGGGCGGTGATATCGTTGGCCAATACCAGGGATACCCGGCAGGGCACGAGTTGCCCTGTTCCGGTGACGGGTTCCCGGCTGTGGGCGGCCAGGATTTTCATGGCTAAAGTCTGACGCATACGCGATCCTCCTCTTTCTTGGCCAGGCGGTTCAGGGCGTTCAAATAGGCCTTGGCGCTGGCGACGATGATGTCCGGGTCCGAGGCCCGGCCCACGGCGGTCTTGCCGTCTTCGTCCAGCTTGACGGTCACCTCGCCCTGGGCGTCGGTGCCGCCGGTGATGGCGTTCACCGTATAGCGCAAGAGCTTGGGTCTGCGCTCGACCAATCGGCAAATGGTATTGAACACCGAGTCAATGGGGCCGACCCCGAAGTCGGCCAGTTGTCTGACTTGGCCGTCGATTTCCATCTTAACCGCCGCCGTGGGGATGGCCATGTTGCCTGACATGGCGCTCAGGTACATGAGGCGGTATTTGTCCGGGATGCGGTAGATTTCTTCCAGGACGATGGCCTCGATGTCTTCGACAAAGACATCCTTCTTCTTGTCAGCCAGGCGTTTGAAGGCCTCGAACACGGCGTCGAGATGTTCGTCGCTCAGTCGGTAGCCGAGTTCCTCGAGCTTTTTTTTCAGGGCGTGGCGACCGGAATGTTTACCCAGGACCATGTCGCTGTCCTGGCGGCCAACGCTTTCAGGGGTCATGATCTCATAGGTCTGGCGGTTCTTGAGCATGCCGTCCTGGTGGATGCCCGATTCATGGGCAAAGGCGTTGGTGCCGACGATGGCCTTGTAGGGGGGGATGGGCTGGCCGATGATCATGGACAGGAGACGGCAGGACGGAAACAATTGTTCGTTTTTGATCCCGGTTTCCAGTCCGTAGGTGTCGTGGCGGACCCGCAGGGACATGACCACCTCTTCCAGGGCAGCGTTGCCGGCCCGCTCGCCGATGCCGCAGAGGGTCACTTCGGCTTGCCTGGCCCCGGCCCGCAGGGCGGCCAGGGTGTTGGCCACGG from Deltaproteobacteria bacterium encodes:
- the leuC gene encoding 3-isopropylmalate dehydratase large subunit, which gives rise to MRQTLAMKILAAHSREPVTGTGQLVPCRVSLVLANDITAPLSIASIEKMGATKMFDADKVVLVCDHFTPNKDVKSAEQVKTVREFARKFGIENYFEGGTCGVEHALLPELGMVGPGDVVVGADSHTCTYGGLGAFATGLGSTDVAAAMVLGETWFKIPETILVRIDGNLRQFVGAKDLILNLIGRVGVAGALYKALEFTGETVAALDVEGRMTMANMAIEAGGKAGLFPADAKTLDYCRAAGRTGDQEIHPDPDAEYVQTVVIDASTLEPQIACPHLPDNVRAVSEVSDVTLDQVVIGSCTNGRISDLREAAAILKGRRVTKGLRCIVLPATPRIYRQALAEGLIEIFMEAEAIVGPPTCGPCLGGHMGILAGGERCLATTNRNFRGRMGSLDSEVYLAGPAVAAASAVTGTITDPVRL
- a CDS encoding 2-isopropylmalate synthase, whose product is MKEDDSLVYRGQAVTTDFVLAFTNRGNYLYIPIHEIIDTKWKEEGKRINYLISLEYKEKIVCAFAVNEFRGDLFLALVSKKGQIKRVRLSDFVVIRYARPITAMKLIGDDEIADVVVTSGDSNLLVLTSTGGAILFNENDVSIATLKSGGVKAIAESVTEYTVAALFRAMPADIDRGWDAIKNAAKPRIHTFLATSDIHMRHKLRKTREEVLEMTKRAVVHAASLTSDVEFSAEDASRSDWEFLAQVTETAIAAGATVINIPDTVGYTQPHEFYELITYLLKTVPNTDKAVISVHCHNDLGLAVANTLAALRAGARQAEVTLCGIGERAGNAALEEVVMSLRVRHDTYGLETGIKNEQLFPSCRLLSMIIGQPIPPYKAIVGTNAFAHESGIHQDGMLKNRQTYEIMTPESVGRQDSDMVLGKHSGRHALKKKLEELGYRLSDEHLDAVFEAFKRLADKKKDVFVEDIEAIVLEEIYRIPDKYRLMYLSAMSGNMAIPTAAVKMEIDGQVRQLADFGVGPIDSVFNTICRLVERRPKLLRYTVNAITGGTDAQGEVTVKLDEDGKTAVGRASDPDIIVASAKAYLNALNRLAKKEEDRVCVRL